The nucleotide window CGGTGATCACCCCGCTGGTGCTGTACGTCGTGTTCAGCCAGATCTTCGGCAAGCAGTCCAACGACACCGGCGGGATCGACTGGGCCGCGCTCTACATGGTCTCGATGGCTGCGTACGGATCGCTCGGCGCGGCCATGGGCGGCGGCGCGCAACTTGCCGTCGAGCGGCGTTCCGGATGGTTCCGGCAACTGACCATCACCACCCTGCGGCCGCGAGAATTCCTGCTGGCGAAGGCAGCCGTGATCATGATCATGGTGCTACCGGCGTTGATCTTGGTCTTCGTCGCCGGGTACGTGGTCGGCGGCGTCCGGGCACCGTTCGGCAGTTGGCTGGCCGCTCTGCTGCTGATGTGGGCCTCGCTGATCCCGATGACGATCATGGGCCTGGTGATCGGACTGTGGGTGAAGGCCGAGACGGTGCAGCCGCTGAACGTGCTGGTGATGCTCGTGATGGCGTTGCTCGGCGGACTCTGGTTCCCGGCTCAGCTGATGCCCGATGCGATGCAGACGATCGCCAAGCTGATGCCGTCGTACTGGTTGGCCTCGCTCGGCCGCTATCCGATCATCGGTGGATCGTTCCCCTGGCAGGGGGTGCTGGTGCTGCTCGGCTGGACGATCGCCCTGACGATCCTGGGCGCGCTGGGATATCGTCGAGCTGCGGCGAACAGTAAACGCTGATGGCCTGGGAGCCGTCGCGAAAGGTGGGTCCGATGCCGAACTTCTTTCGGATGGCATTGACCGTTGCGCCTCAGGACATGGACCGGTCGAACGCCGCGCCGACGGCCTACTGCGGGCCCGATCCGGCGCCGCGATTCAGCTTGCGCCGGGCCGTGCAGAACATGGCCGTCGTCTACATCTTCGGCCTGTTCTTCATGGTCTTCACCATCTCCGACATAGCGCACGATGCGCCGACCACCGAGGTGCTGGTCTTCCGGGTCGCGCTGGTCGTGCTGATCGCCTTGACCTACGTCGGTTCGGCGTTCGCCGCGGACGGGCCGCTGTGGTTCCGGTGGGCCTACATCGGCTGGTTCATTGCGCTGACGATGCTGACGATTCCGTTCAACGGTTGGGATTTCCTGGACTTCGGCGTTTACACCGCGATCATGTTGGCGGCGCTGATCCCGTGGCGGACCGCTCGGTGGGCGATCGTGATCTGGAGTTGCATCGTCGCTGCCGGTGCGATCCCGGCCTGGGAGGTCACGCAGCTGCTGATCGGCGTGATGAGCCTGCTGATCGGCGGATCGGTCGGCGGCGGCATCCAGGCCGGACGGATCCGAGCCCGGCTGGATCTTGCCGAGCAGCGGGTCTCCGCCCTGGCCGTGGCCGCCGAACGGGAACGGATCGCGCGTGACCTGCACGACATCCTCGGCCACTCGTTGACCGCGATCTCGATCAAGTCCGGGCTGGCGGCGCGACTGGCCGAGCAGGACCCTGCCGCGGCGAAGGCGCAGATGACCGAGGTCGAGGAGATCGCCCGGGTGGCGCTGGCCGACGTCCGGTCCACCACCACCGGGATGCGGCAGGTCCGGCTCGCCTCCGAGATCGCCAGCGCCCGCTCGGTGCTGATGGCCGCGGGAATCGAGGCGGTCACGCCGTCCGCACTGCCGACGCTGTCGGCGGAATGCAGCGAGCTGCTGGGTTACGTCGTCCGCGAGGCCGTCACCAACGTCGTACGCCATGCCGACGCGACCCGATGCGTGATCAGCGTTGCCGATCATGCGGTGTCGGTCGCCGACGACGGGGTCGGTATCGACGGCCGACGGGGCGGTTCCGGGCTGGCCGGCCTGAGCAAGCGGGTCGGTGAGGCCGGTGGCAGGTTCAGCGTCACCGCCGCACCCTCGGGCGGAACCGTCGTCCACGCGGAGTGGTCGTCGACCAAGATCAACAACAAGTCCGTACGACCTGACGCTGCGGCCGGCGCGAGATCGGCTGCCGAGGTGAGCGCCGCTCCTTCGACAGGGTCACAACCCTATGAGCGTGAGGGTTCCGCTCCTTCGACGGGCTCAGGACCCTTTGTGGGTGAGATCCCTGAGTTGGACCACTCTTCCCAGATCCCTGAGCTTGTCGAAGGGCACAGCCGAGCAGGAAAGGCACGATGAACGACTCGAACCCGGCGGCGACCAAGATCAAAGTGCTGCTGGCCGATGATCAAGCTCTGATCCGGCAGGCGTTCGCCGCGCTGCTGAATCTGGAACATGATCTTGAGGTGGTGGGTCAGGCGTCCGACGGCGCGGAGGCGATCGCCCTGGCCGCCGAACGCCGGCCGGACGTGGTCGTGATGGACGTCCAGATGCCCGAGCACACCGGTACGGACAGTGGTGACGGGATCGCCGCGACGGCCAAGATCATGGCGGAGAATCCGTCGGTGCGGGTGATCATCGTGACCACCTTCGGCCGGCCCGGCTATCTGCGCCGGGCGATGGAGGCGGGCGCGGTCGGCTTCATGGTCAAGGACGCACCGGCCGACCAGTTGATCGAGGGCATCCGTCGAGTGCATCGCGGGCTGCGGGTCGTCGACCCGACGTTGGCCGCGGCCAGCCTGAGCGTGGGTGCGTCCCCGTTGACCGAACGGGAGACCGAGGTGCTCGCCGCGGCCTCGCACGGTGGTGCGACCAGCACCATCGCTGGCACCGTCTTCCTGAGCGAGGGGACCGTACGCAATCACCTGTCCTCGGCGATGGGCAAACTCGGCGCGGCAACGCGGGCCGAGGCCGTACGGATCGCCACCGAGAACGGCTGGCTTCCCTGAGCTGAACCCTCGTAACAGGGTCACGGCTCGTCCGCAACTCCTGACCCCTACGGCGTGCCTTGCCGGAATCGGCTCGGCCATTGTGAAACATGGCAGGCCAGAGCAGTCCGGGCCGCGGTGGCCGGGTGGGTGGAAGGTCGCAAGCAGTGCGTGGATGGCGTCGGTCAAGGGCCTCGAGTTGGATCCGTCCGGTGTCGGCGGTGGTGCTGGCCGGCGGGTTGCTGTTCGGCACGGTCGGCTGCAGCCCGACGATCCAGTCCGGTGGCCGGGAGATCGCCGATCCTGGCCAGCCGTTGCAGGCTGCGTTGAGCAAGCTGAAGAAGGACAACTACGCCAGCATCCAGAACAACAGCGTCACCGTCGGCGACAACACCAACTGCTTCTATCAGCGGCCGAACAAGGACTCCGACGACATCACCGACCAGGTCGCCTGCGGCCCGATCCGCCGGATCGGCCAGCCCGATGATCACGTCTGGGACACCTACCGGCTGAGCTTCCAACCGTCGGCCGACGGCAAGAGCACCGCGCGGGTGCAGTCGGCGACGGCTCATGCGGTCGTGGTGAACACGGCGCTGCTGGTCTCGCCGGATGACACCAAACCCGGTGCCGCCGCGGACGTGCCGGCGCCGCAGGTGCCGCAGACCTCGATCACCGACCGTGCCGTTGCGCTGTCCGATCAGGATCTCTCCGATGTCACCTTCAGCACCCCGGCCCAGCCGATCAAGCTGATCACTCCGACGGCCACCGTGCAGGTGATCGGCCAGGCCGTTCCCGGGCGGGTGCCGCAACAGTTGGTCGCCGGCCAGGACGATCCGGCCGGCAATGCGCCGTACTATCGGCCGGCGACCGGGCAGAAGGTGTACGCGTACAAGGTCAAGATCAGCGCCCCGGCCGAACACGCCGTACCGGCGTCCACCACAGCCGCTGGTACTGTGCCCGATCTGACCACCCAGCTGTCGATCGGCGTCGGTGATCAACAGCTGCCGATCGCCGACAACCGCGCCGACCCGCAGAAGTCGTTCAAGATCAACTGCGGTACGACCGGTGCCGCCTATCCGTGCAAGCCGGCGGCCGACACGTTCGTGATCCTGATGACCGTGCCGGACAACGCCGCCCCCAGCTTGGCGGCGACCACCGCCAAGCACACTCAGTCGATCGCATTGGGAACGGGGCAGCTGACGAGCTCGGTCTCGCAGGTCGAGTACGGGCACAACTCGCTGGTGGCGAAGATCGGCGAGAAGGTGAAAGTGCCGTCGTACCAGGCCAAGATCAGCGTCCCCGATCCCACCGCCAAGCCACCGGCCGATGATCAGAGTGCCGATGATCAGAGTGCCGGTGATCAAAGCGCTGGTGATCAAAGCAAGGGTGGGTCGTCCAAGGACGAGCCCTCGGCCGACAGCAGCGCCGGTGCCTCCGACAAGCAGACCGAGCCGGCGACCAAGACCAAGACCAAGAAGGCCTCCTGGTCGATGCGGATCGATTCGGTCGCGCTGTCGGCCTTCGATCCGACCCGTGGCTGGGCGCCCGCGGGCAAGGCGTGGTTGGTGGTCACCACCTCCGGCTATGCCAAGCACGATCCGGACGACGCGTTCACCGACAAGCGAGTCTCCAGCATCGCGGTGACCTCGGCCGGCGCGACCTACCGACCCGACGGGCTGACCGACGCCGACTTCGCCGGCGGCGGGCCGTTGGCCACCAGCAGCGAAGTCAGCTGGGTCTTCTCGGTGCCGGACGACCTGACCGAGGCGGACTTCACCTTCCGGCCGACAGGCACGGTCGCTGCCGACGGCACCAGCACCGCGTTCACCGTCCCCAAGCCGGCAACCGCCACCCTCAAGCCGCCCAAGTAGCCGCACCCGCCCAAGGTCGACTGCCACCCCGAAATCTGCCGAACTCGGCACAGCCGCGCGCAAGATCGACTCCCGCAGCCGCTATTTCGCGCGCGGCGGTCGATTTCGGGTGCGGGAGTGGTGTCGGCGGCCGGCTTCGCGCGCGGCGGTCGATTTCGGGTGCGAGGGTGGCGGGCGGCCGGGGGCCCGTGGGGTCAAGGGGACCGTTCTCGACTCTGGTGGGGAAACGGCCGGGGGCCCGTGGGGTCAAGGGGACCGATCTCGACTGTGGTGGGAAAGCGTCCGGGGTCCGTGGGGTCAAGGGGACCGTTCTCGACTGTGGTGGGAAAACGTCCGGGTGGTCAACGGGTTGGTGGTGGCGACCCCGGCCGGGGCTGAGAACGGCGCCCAGGATTGGGTTGCGGGCGGGGACCGGTGGCAGACTCTGCGGGCGGGCGCGGCCGGATCCGTGGCTCTGCTGGCCCCCATCGGTGCGCAGCCGAAGATTGGCAGCGAGCCGAAGACCGGATTTGGAATGTAGGGCGACCTCTGACAAGATATTCGGGTTGCTCCGACGGGGTCGCCGGGGTGAGTCGTGCCCAGCACGCAATTTCGACCGTCAGGTCGAGATGTGTGCGGGTGGCCACCGGACCGCGAGACCCCCTGATCCACCTGGATCGGGTGCGCCTGATCTGTTGATCGGGTGTTCATCACAACGCAAAGCACGACCCGAGCCTGGGTCGTCGTGCGCTTGAGATGGCCGACACGCCCGACCTCGGGGGTCGGACGAAGAGTCGGGCCGAGGAGTCGGATCGAGGTCCGGACGCCGGGGCAGCACGCAAGGCCAACAACGTGGCTCTGCCACAACAGATGCGTTGATAACAGCAGAGTGCGTAACAGCTGAAGCAGGAAGAGGGACGGACTGTGGCGGGACAGAAGATCCGCATCAGGCTCAAGGCCTACGACCACGAGGTCATCGACGGGTCGGCGCGCAAGATCGTCGACACGGTGACTCGTACGGGTGCGAAGGTCGCGGGCCCGGTGCCGCTGCCGACGGAGAAGAACGTGTTCTGCGTGATCCGTTCTCCGCACAAGTACAAGGACAGCCGCGAGCACTTCGAGATGCGTACGCACAAGCGGCTGATCGACATCATCGACCCCACCCCGAAGACGGTTGACTCGCTGATGCGGCTCGACCTGCCGGCCGGTGTCGACATCGAGATCAAGCTCTAGAGGGACGCACGATGAGTGAGCGCAAAGTGAAGGGACTGCTGGGCACCAAGCTCGGCATGACCCAACTCTGGGACGAGAACAATCGCGTGGTTCCGGTGACCGTCGTCGCCGCCGGCCCGTGCGTGGTGACCCAGGTCCGCACCGCCGACAACGACGGCTACTCCGCCGTCCAGCTCGGCTTCGGTGCGATCAAGGCCAAGAAGGTCACCAAGCCGAGCGCCGGTCACTTCGACAAGGCCGGAGTCACCCCGCGCAAGCACCTGGTCGAGATCCGGACCACCGACGCCGACCAGTATGAACTGGGTCAGGAGCTCGGTGCCGACACCTTCGCCGA belongs to Microlunatus elymi and includes:
- a CDS encoding ABC transporter permease; this encodes MTAAVAQTRQAGRRPAPLHYLIHSVRLTARNTGFTVFSVITPLVLYVVFSQIFGKQSNDTGGIDWAALYMVSMAAYGSLGAAMGGGAQLAVERRSGWFRQLTITTLRPREFLLAKAAVIMIMVLPALILVFVAGYVVGGVRAPFGSWLAALLLMWASLIPMTIMGLVIGLWVKAETVQPLNVLVMLVMALLGGLWFPAQLMPDAMQTIAKLMPSYWLASLGRYPIIGGSFPWQGVLVLLGWTIALTILGALGYRRAAANSKR
- the rpsJ gene encoding 30S ribosomal protein S10, whose product is MAGQKIRIRLKAYDHEVIDGSARKIVDTVTRTGAKVAGPVPLPTEKNVFCVIRSPHKYKDSREHFEMRTHKRLIDIIDPTPKTVDSLMRLDLPAGVDIEIKL
- a CDS encoding response regulator transcription factor, with the protein product MNDSNPAATKIKVLLADDQALIRQAFAALLNLEHDLEVVGQASDGAEAIALAAERRPDVVVMDVQMPEHTGTDSGDGIAATAKIMAENPSVRVIIVTTFGRPGYLRRAMEAGAVGFMVKDAPADQLIEGIRRVHRGLRVVDPTLAAASLSVGASPLTERETEVLAAASHGGATSTIAGTVFLSEGTVRNHLSSAMGKLGAATRAEAVRIATENGWLP
- a CDS encoding sensor histidine kinase; its protein translation is MPNFFRMALTVAPQDMDRSNAAPTAYCGPDPAPRFSLRRAVQNMAVVYIFGLFFMVFTISDIAHDAPTTEVLVFRVALVVLIALTYVGSAFAADGPLWFRWAYIGWFIALTMLTIPFNGWDFLDFGVYTAIMLAALIPWRTARWAIVIWSCIVAAGAIPAWEVTQLLIGVMSLLIGGSVGGGIQAGRIRARLDLAEQRVSALAVAAERERIARDLHDILGHSLTAISIKSGLAARLAEQDPAAAKAQMTEVEEIARVALADVRSTTTGMRQVRLASEIASARSVLMAAGIEAVTPSALPTLSAECSELLGYVVREAVTNVVRHADATRCVISVADHAVSVADDGVGIDGRRGGSGLAGLSKRVGEAGGRFSVTAAPSGGTVVHAEWSSTKINNKSVRPDAAAGARSAAEVSAAPSTGSQPYEREGSAPSTGSGPFVGEIPELDHSSQIPELVEGHSRAGKAR